Proteins from one Malassezia vespertilionis chromosome 2, complete sequence genomic window:
- a CDS encoding uncharacterized protein (EggNog:ENOG503P93S), giving the protein MADEVDQSFDDAWWDSLEIDPVIDTQLQVAEQKAQPSLTNPSQTQHLSRGVPIQSVHDVESQVRELHTLHAKQQEVIGQLTRQTQQQQGEIAVVRSNWSKLQHENAGLQQQQGKLELEYRQRLERIQHENRRQIEKLETAAAFRRIEQDTTRTAWPSTIRRRPPVVMQDLGVAKQTPSSQPFATPTRSRMVQRSPQSPISPFSLLQRKRGAPADDEFVSPSQRRAIKIPCSAKLKKEFPHFQNSFLAGPTLASGSDRAKSPPDTSDVPDTALSIRRGSSPSTPSPDLLPTHTAGEHVMPDAATNVLTVLFCFRTRWITHVMCQPYMHFTPPETIPGTQYLPLGPGVHSWCDAFDAEPSVPITKESPPSMLLHLLSMRLPPQVPLVLRKRFAHAADTLWSCVMQGSSYNVFLAECGHLVDDTLRERAEEAEDPSAVQFVMDSTIAQVWHQQADTLFGTVAAALRTLAGVFLRLNMMHHVSSLFNWMAALCIAHPDLATFLVKRFKYLDWVPEHEIDASAIVPSSQDETDLALSAPSSQESGAVHSIASDTLLATPVNLVSMLIECVRKTHVVPLEAASPESLPQPDQGAASTPAKWDMGTDARTALLTSLLRLVKVIAWTNGPKGLHEMQTFFQKPGVLLTLLDAQAPCVLFHAVQLFSLLVPDPLVLHTALSSQFDTVLQPRVTARLLQVRFPVVDILAKHLVDRRGNASPCSIHRLHSSVLIFLAYAARYHDTSLILTESVPLLPALIQCLSWDTEDVWSGQPSNTANVERALERVCLTTRLLHQLYMPETHAPRNLAEQLLSPQVQAMLNGIRHAFVVAMGRIAFAREPEWLADGDALDATRQRRRGQLENAAALAGDLVDLILSPTETDEIYELLTEAP; this is encoded by the exons atggccgACGAAGTAGACCAGAGCTTTGACGATGCGTGGTGGGATTCCTTGGAGATAGATCCTGTCATTGATACACAGCTGCAAGTTGCAGAGCAGAAAGCGCAGCCAAGCTTGACGAATCCGAGCCAAACGCAACATTTGTCGCGTGGTGTGCCCATACAGAGCGTGCACGACGTAGAATCGCAAGTGAGAGAGCTTCATACGCTTCATGCAAAGCAGCAGGAAGTCATTGGGCAGCTcacgcgccaaacgcagcagcagcaaggAGAAATCGCTGTAGTACGCTCTAATTGGAGTAAACTGCAGCATGAAAATGCTGGgctccagcagcagcaaggcaagctcgagctcgaATACAGGCAGCGGCTTGAGCGTATTCAGCATGAAAACCGGCGTCAGATAGAAAAGCTTGAGACGGCCGCGGCATTCAGG CGCATTGAACAAGACACCACACGGACCGCATGGCCCTCTACGATTCGGCGCAGGCCGCCCGTAGTAATGCAGGACCTTGGCGTGGCCAAACAGACACCGTCGTCGCAGCCATTTgcgacgccgacgcgctcgcgcatggtgcagcgctcgcccCAATCGCCCATATCGCCTTTTTCGCTGCTCCAACGCAAGCGAGGCGCGCCCGCAGACGATGAGTTCGTGTCCCcttcgcagcgccgcgcaattAAAATAccgtgcagcgcgaaaCTAAAAAAAG AATTTCCCCACTTTCAAAACTCCTTCCTCGCAGGCCCAACGCTGGCGTCAGGCAGCGACCGAGCCAAATCGCCGCCGGATACGAGCGATGTGCCGGACACGGCGCTGTCTATACGGCGCGGCTCCTCTCCCTCTACGCCCTCGCCAGACTTATTGCCGACGCACACGGCAGGGGAGCACGTAATGCCCGATGCAGCGACCAATGTACTGACCGTCCTGTTCTGTTTTCGGACGCGATGGATCACGCATGTCATGTGCCAGCCATATATGCACTTTACTCCGCCCGAAACGATCCCTGGCACGCAATACCTACCGCTTGGGCCCGGTGTACATTCATGGTGCGACGCATTCGATGCCGAGCCCAGCGTGCCGATCACGAAAGAGTCGCCCCCCTCGATGCTCTTGCATCTCTTGTCTATGCGACTCCCTCCGCAAGTACCGTTGGTCTTACGCAAGCGgttcgcgcacgccgcggatACTCTTTGGTCGTGCGTCATGCAAGGCAGCTCGTACAATGTGTTCCTTGCAGAGTGTGGGCACCTTGTGGATGATACTCTACGCGAACGAGCCGAAGAGGCCGAAGATCCGTCTGCAGTGCAGTTTGTTATGGACAGTACCATTGCGCAAGTGTGGCATCAGCAAGCAGACACGCTGTTTGGCACAGTAGCAGCGGCGttgcgcaccttggccGGAGTCTTTTTGCGCTTGAACATGATGCACCACGTATCTTCGCTATTCAACTGGATGGCAGCACTTTGCATTGCACACCCCGACTTGGCCACGTTTCTCGTGAAACGATTTAAGTATTTGGACTGGGTGCCAGAGCATGAAATTGACGCGAGCGCTATTGTGCCGAGCAGTCAGGACGAGACGGATTTGGCGCTGAGCGCACCATCTTCGCaagaaagcggcgctgtgcacagCATCGCAAGCGATACGCTGCTCGCAACGCCGGTTAACCTCGTTTCGATGCTCATAGAGTGTGTGCGGAAAACGCATGTGGTGCCATTAGAAGCAGCAAGCCCCGAGTCGCTCCCTCAACCAGACCAGGGTGCCGCCTCGACGCCGGCCAAGTGGGATATGGGCACCGATGCACGTACAGCGCTACTCACCTCCTTGCTGCGTCTTGTCAAAGTCATTGCGTGGACAAATGGCCCAAAAGGCTTGCACGAGATGCAAACATTCTTCCAAAAACCAGGAGTGCTTCTTACCCTGCTCGACGCACAAGCACCTTGTGTGCTTTTCCACGCCGTCCAGCTTTTCTCGCTCCTTGTGCCTGATccgcttgtgctgcacacTGCGCTATCGAGTCAGTTTGATACTGTATTGCAGCCGCGCGTCACAGCGCGGCTGCTCCAAGTGCGGTTCCCTGTCGTGGATATTCTTGCGAAACATTTGGTCGACCGCCGAGGCAATGCTTCCCCGTGCAGTATTCACCGTCTACATTCCAGCGTGCTCATTTTTTTGGCCTACGCTGCTAGATACCACGATACCTCGTTGATCCTCACCGAAAGTGTACCACTCCTTCCTGCGCTGATCCAGTGCCTGAGTTGGGATACCGAAGACGTATGGAGTGGGCAGCCGAGCAATACCGCCAATGTGGAACGCGCCTTGGAGCGCGTCTGTCTCACCACGCGTCTCTTGCATCAGCTGTACATGCCTGAAAcacacgcgccgcgcaatttAGCAGAACAGCTTCTGTCGCCGCAAGTACAGGCGATGCTCAATGGCATTCGGCACGCGTTTGTCGTCGCGATGGGCCGCATagcattcgcgcgcgagccCGAGTGGCTTGCTGACGGTGATGCACTCGACGCCAcgcggcagcgcaggcgTGGACAGTTGGAGaatgcagcggcgctggccgGCGACCTTGTCGACCTGATCTTGTCGCCTACAGAGACGGACGAAATATACGAACTTTTGACGGAAGCGCCGTAG